In Styela clava chromosome 14, kaStyClav1.hap1.2, whole genome shotgun sequence, the following are encoded in one genomic region:
- the LOC120340931 gene encoding uncharacterized protein LOC120340931, translated as MGLLMSKLIKVFESFQDNPARILMLGIDGAGKTTTLYKLKLNEVVTTIPTIGFNVETVSPCKGLTFTVWDVGGQTKIRPLWRHYYQNSDGLIYVIDSNDAERFGESREELEAILESEEMKGVPVLVLANKQDLPHAEPLDKMVESLGLRNLKQEWHIQACCAVTGDGIIEGMHKFTELVKRFKRSRQHW; from the exons ATGGGTCTTCTTATGTCTAAACTTATAAAAGTATTTGAATCTTTTCAAGACAATCCAGCAAGAATTTTGATGCTTGGAATTGATGGAGcag GTAAAACGACAACTTTATACAAACTGAAACTGAACGAAGTTGTGACGACGATTCCAACAATTGGTTTCAACGTAGAAACAGTTAGTCCATGCAAAGGTCTCACATTTACTGTTTGGGATGTGGGCGGTCAAACGAAAATTCGTCCTTTGTGGAGGCATTATTATCAGAATAGCGATG GTCTCATATACGTCATCGATTCCAACGACGCGGAAAGATTTGGTGAATCTCGAGAAGAACTTGAAGCAATCTTGGAATCAGAAGAAATGAAAGGAGTTCCTGTACTTGTGTTAGCAAATAAGCAGGATCTTCCTCACGCTGAACCGCTTGATAAAATGGTCGAATCCCTTGGACTGCGAAATTTGAAACAGGAATGGCATATTCAAGCCTGCTGTGCAGTCACTGGAGACGGCATTATCGAGGGGATGCACAAATTCACCGAATTAGTCAAAAGATTCAAAAGAAGTCGTCAACATTGGTAA
- the LOC120340922 gene encoding uncharacterized protein LOC120340922, with protein sequence MFSRSILAYIFLIMSCSFHISASSSVCKQVENVWENLCSEDKESSVAIEIAQGRPGKRGPPGQKGDTGKTGPPGPPGNWDYEEIQKKFDRKLQSVEERHNKETRELKERINRMESIMETINKEMTTATQERCLQNAYHFTSGDQIKDFIRVKTVVPTITSITVCAWLKPPKGSVVKGSLISYATSASSNAFLVYFNEKNELQVFLNGEANHKTISVRLETKTHFCVSAVPVAGFADVYINGKLLLRLKSTEKRNPVVGGGSLIIGQEQDSVGGDFAASQSFAGTIESFMMWYKQLDSNQIKDLYENKCPCYKKDTNAIDGKFLIEGKVQSEIKVCKY encoded by the exons ATGTTCAGTCGCTCAATCCTCGCATATATATTTCTTATTATGAGTTGCTCATTTCACATATCGGCATCCAGTTCTGTATGTAAGCAAGTTGAAAACGTTTGGGAAAATTTGTGTTCTGAAGATAAGGAATCATCTGTTGCTATAGAAATCGCTCAGGGAAGACCAGGGAAAAGAGGCCCACCGGGCCAGAAAGGTGACACAGGAAAAACTGGCCCACCAGGTCCGCCAGGAAATTGGGATTATGAGGAAATTCAAAAGAAATTTGATCGAAAACTTCAGTCAG TCGAAGAAAGACACAATAAGGAAACAAGGGAATTGAAAGAAAGAATCAATAGAATGGAAAGCATTATGGAAACTATAAATAAGGAAATGACTACTGCAACTCAAGAAA GATGTCTACAGAATGCTTACCATTTCACCAGCGGTGATCAAATAAAGGATTTTATTCGCGTGAAAACAGTCGTGCCAACCATAACATCTATAACCGTTTGTGCATGGCTGAAACCTCCAAAAGGAAGCGTCGTCAAAGGCAGCTTGATAAGTTATGCAACATCAGCAAGTTCGAATgcatttttagtttattttaacGAAAAAAACGAACTGCAGGTCTTTCTCAACGGCGAAGCTAACCACAAGACGATATCTGTGCGCTTGGAAACTAAAACTCATTTTTGTGTATCTGCTGTACCAGTCGCCGGCTTTGCTGATGTATACATCAACGGAAAACTGTTACTCAGACTGAAATCTACAGAGAAAAGAAATCCTGTAGTTGGAGGAGGTTCTTTGATAATTGGACAAGAGCAAGATTCTGTTGGTGGAGATTTTGCAGCATCACAATCGTTTGCTGGCACTATTGAAAGTTTCATGATGTGGTACAAACAGCTAGATTCCAATCAAATAAAAGATTTATATGAAAACAAGTGTCCATGCTACAAAAAGGACACAAATGCTATTGATGGCAAATTTCTAATCGAAGGCAAAGTTCAATCTGAAATCAAAGTCTGCAAGTACtaa